The Gossypium hirsutum isolate 1008001.06 chromosome D06, Gossypium_hirsutum_v2.1, whole genome shotgun sequence genome contains the following window.
TGTCAAAATTTCACTCGTTGAATCGTTTGAAATCTTGATGGATACTtgggtagtacacatgaagtgtacaatactataaatccgtcaattcatattagGGAGTGCTTTTACAAGCACATAAATAGAAAGCTCTCTCTCAAGCCTATATAACGggatgctcatgtgagcataTAACGGTAAGCTTATCTGGGCTTAATAACGTGAAGCTCATAAGGGCCATATTCAGAATTCTCATGCGAGCATATAACAGGTAGCTCTGAAGAGCACTTAACGAGTAGCTCCGAGTAGCACTTAACGGGTAACTCTGAAGAGCACTTAATTAGGAAGCACTAGATAGCCATATAGCAGGAAGTTCAAGCAAgcaataacgggaagctcacaaagagcctataatCGGAAAGCTCACAAAGAGCAATATatgggacgctcataagagctgcggcgtgcccacaacacatgtagggtcATGATCGATTGGggtgctccgaagagctattaatgaGAAACTTGCAAGAACCATTTAAtgggaagcttgagagggcttgtaatgggacgctctttcgagctatggtatgtccacaacatatgcaggaccactaCCATTTCGGGAAACAGAACCCTGTATCCAATCGAATTTCATTCATTCAAACGAGATTTAACATTTATTGGGTATTTTTCGAATATCTGATTAGATTTCATATACATGgtcaatacacaattcacatacaaatcattcaaatcaattcaaccatataattacacaattaagttacacgaacttagcTTGACAAATGTTTGTGAATcgtaatctactaatccgatactttttcctttcctcgatccaattccgTATTTTGTCTTTCTagatctatacaagtaaatttaacttaatttaatacaattcataatcaattcaatccatttcacatcttaggcaaaattaccattttcccctatacttttaattaataacgatttcgtccctaggctcggaaaaaatgaaattcattcaatttagtccttattccaagcctagttgatttttacatataacaataGCAGTCCAtgaatttctaaaaaattaaaatttttccatgaattttacaacttatcaatttagtccctaaatcatgttttcatcaaaattcccttaacaaaagatgtttatctatcaacaaattttcattttctaccataaaacttcataattcaactatattcatccatggaaaaatcctataactttgataactttgcaaattaatctcCAAAATAGCttaattaagctattacgatctcggaaatataaaaattactaaaaacgggacaagaattcatacctaattaagccagGAAAGCTTGCTTGAGctcttttctcttagctagggttttcataaaaaaatgggaaagatgatgataaatgatgatatttttggttatttaattatttatcatcttttcatctttttctttccaatttcatccttttctttaattaaatttccatggatgaatcatcatccttatctaataacttctcttaatggtctatttccatataaggaccccaaactttgaattccatagctatttgatacatatagatactagaactcaacttttgcatttcatgcaatttggtccttttcatctAATTAAGCAtcaaatcggtaaaattttcttaacaaaattttcataagaTTTTCCTATCATAACTCaaaccatgaaataatattaaaataatttttttcagactcagatttgtgatcccgaaatcactgttccgatttcactgaaaacgggctgttagaaatataaataaacaaatatttatataaaataaaacaaaataaaacaaatatttgtatttaaattattagatACGAAAAACCAATAAGATTATGAAaacaataaatcaaataaaagaatCGAGTTTTACTATATGTTGAGGCCTATTTTACATAGTTTCCTTAAGATAGATTCGACCACTCCTATGGTACTTGGAGAAATGTTGGTCAactgtctcccaggatacaacaacaagatGATCGAAGCAGTAGCACCTCTGCAGTTATCAACGAACAAACCTTGCCTTCCTCTATCATGGAAACGTTTGAAAAatatggagagaaaaagaagaattttTTAGAGCAAAATAAGTTTGATGTGTGTCCCCAAAAAATTCTGTAGAATTCTTTAGGCTTTTATAGGCATTCAATatggtgaaattttgaaaatttccatgAGTAAAGATTAAAATCTgcattaaagaagtctttatatcaatttgaatcaaatcaaattaagatATATGTCCTTTTAAAAcagattttatataatatttgctgagagaaaaaataaatttcGTGTTGGGCTTAAAATATCTACAAGCTGTTCTTGGGCCCAACCCTTGCACGTGAGACAAGATTTCAAGTTTAGTCATTCAATCATCTTTCAAGTGAGTtctcatatacatacatatcttACACTtgatatttaaccaatgtgggatttaaacttttcttttcctcaacaaatattcacaagtggcttactttaagcatcaatttctcattcatcactcaaccattttgagcatatgatatataGTTGTAAAGGTCTCGtggagtagaatataaaaccataattttatgtttcaactctccacctttaccaatTGAGAATATGTCTCAAAgttttccaaaaattacaaaattttcaacaaattttttaGTTAGTTTTGTGACCATCAATGATATACTAAAAAGTtcttaaaaaagttatttttatttttcctccgTCTTCTATAATTCTTAGATTGTCCTATAAAGAATAGAATTTGATTTCCCTGTTATGCTCTGTTCAATGCTTTGTAGATTATTTTTGCCAGTGCAAAATGCAAATAGTTATTGAGTTTCATTGTATCCTTGAGGTTCACTTGCTTGAAACTCATTTGCACACTAAGTATAAGTGAGgtgaatagaaccttaaagatagtgacttGATACATGTCTTGGAGCATTGCCCTATTGATTGGTTTTTCTATTTGagtaaatgtttatgttttattTGTGTGTTCGGGATTTTCCTCACCAATAATTCAGAAGTTCCGCACTCACATGTATTAGATAAGTgctttatattatattagtttaGTCCCCATATGTAGCTTCAACATTTTCCATCTATAACATTGTGGACTCTTAAGTTTTTGTACTTTCTATTTTTAGATAGTTATCAcagtattttttttttgctttagatTAATTACAATAACAAATGGTGTAAGAATCGGATAAAATCGGATCAATCCAAAAAGAATCAAACAAAACCTACACATGGCATTCAAATGCGGTGGGATTGAGACCTATACATCGTAATTAGAAATGGCAAGACTCAAACCTAAATACTCAAAAACCCAAAACAACCAACAAACCAAGGATTCATTGACTATaacatttttaactttaattCCACTAGAAATGAGTACTTTTTTCGAATCAAATTTATTATGGTAgaacattaatataaaaaataatgttttgtAACAAATACattaacataaataatttatacaagaaCATTaagttatttgaaattttataaagttgATTGAGTAAATTAATAGAATCTTTGTCTTAatgtaaaattaaagttttaaaaattttaaaattttaaatttgagtcttacttatataaatagaattggtgtattgaattaattgtttagtttaatattgataataattaattttggtgGTGTACTTAaacaaaattgaacaaaaaaatctAGTAATTTTCATAGATATGCATCCTAATCACTATGCAATTCCCCATTtaacaaaaatttgtttttggGTACAGCATTTTAACACATGTTAAGTGATGAATGGTtgagttgatattttgaaatcctGCCTTAGTTTGAAAATGGTGAGAGTCCCAAAGAACTCCCAAGCATTGTCTTTTAATGTAGCTGTGGTTTGGAATATTAACTCTTGGCTTCTTCAATGAGACAAACACAATGTTTCAGTATAAATTactttgttaataaaattttgaaatgttgaaattaatTAGTCCCATTGGCAAATGATTGATTTGTAAACAGATATGGGGGGCATGCTTGCCTGTCGGCTTCTTGGTGTCTCTATCACCAAACATGGTGTTGCACTTGGGGGGCTCAACGCATTAACTAACCATtaataaatgaaagtttatacAAGGATTACGTACTTGGGCGCTCCACTCTGCCCACTCTTATCTCTGCCCGCTAGTTTTTGTAATtgaaaaatgcttttgaaaaaaGTGCCGTAGTTtgtgaattttaatgtttttttatttttgttaaaacttGTGATTAAATATTGATGTAGCTGTGGGAGTGAGTTTGTTTGTTACTACAGTAGGGGAGTGGCCAGGGAAAATGGGACGTTGGCTTTGGGAGTTTTCTCGTAAAATAGGGATTTATCCGATGTTGAAAGTTGAGTTGTGGGGGGCTTTTGAGGGAGTTAAGCTAGTGTAGGAGAAGAGAGTTAATAAGATTATTTTAGAGATGAATTGTATAAAAGCAGTTAACTTATTGAGTGGTTATACTCGGGATCAAAATTTGTTAGAGAAGAGAGTGAAGAATTTATTGGAATGGATGGAGAAATTTAGAGTGATACATGTATCAAGGCAGAAGAATAGAATAGCGGACAATATGGCCAACCTTGCCATGAGAATGAATGTTGAACGGAAAGTTTTTTACAAACCTTGCTGAGTGGGTAGGATATTATGGTGGCTGAGGCTCCCAACTTAATGACAAAACACAACGGATAAGTTTCTGTTTTACTTTTGATGTTTTctttttgaacaaaaaaaaattgagattaactgttaaaatatcatttttgcaTATGAtggtaaaaagttaaaaattattttagttatatgctatttaaataatttaatataatggaacataatgtatatattttaaatatcttttaattaattaatataagttattcataaaattaattatataaaaaatattttaaaaacttaaatatgatgataaattatattttaaaaattaatataatgatacatgatatttaaataatctaataaattagtacattaaatataaattaatctaattttttatatacagtttaaataattaatattaataaggatattttgataatttttacttttaaacacaaaagtcaaaagtcaaaaacaTCTAAATCTCAGCTTTTGTGTTTGGGTGGAAAAACACTTTTCTATCGCAGTTTTAATCCAAAAAAACCAAGTGTTCTTCATTATTTTTGCGGTACAAAATCACTTTTAAAACCCCAAACACAATGAAGGACGGGACCTTAATCGCACTTGAACTCTCGTCTCAACTCTTCTAGTTGTTGTAAACTAAGACTTAATTGGTAAAACTAAGTTAGCTCAATATAAAAATTGCCCCCAAACTATActtgttttttcattttgataCTTAACTTTTTTTTGGTCAGAAGTggtacttaaatttattttttttctagattgGTACTTCCATCACTTCAGTCTTTAACTTTTCGAATTTAGTCAAACTGCTATTTTTCAATGGAAATGCTGATTGCAACATTAAAAAGTTAATGGTGTTAGACTTAATAGTTCGCGTGATAATCCAtgtatatttcataaaaaatttaaaaaatatagtaaaattttcaaaaaaagtttaatttttttaaaaaaaatgtatctaCATTAGTAATGAAATAAACATGGGTGGATTGCAACACGAAATAGCACGTTAAAGTTGTTGAAATTTTAACTACTCAATcagttttttttatctaaaaatatcaATTCAACTAAATTTAGACGTTGTCGACTAAGTCTTAGTTCGGTTGGCATCAACATTGTTTTCAGTGCAAGAAGACATGGGTTCGAGCGTATTGAAATATATTTATCATCCTATTTAAGGATGAGGAGGGTTAGACCTAGTTCTAGGCTTGTATAAAAAAACACTAAATTTAAACATTTGAAGGCcaaagtaatttttaaaaaagggaCCAAAATGACACAAATGACAAATATtaggggctaaatttattattacgcCCATTTATAAATACATTTTTATTGGCATAGTGATAAATTTATCCCTTAATGTTCAAATTcacccttattctttttttttgagttaaatttaaccattaacctttcaaaaagagtaaaataatattttaacaaaaatgttaACTAAAACATTGATTTTTTAACGATATTAGCGTGACAATTCACATGACAGTCCACGTGTACTTTATGCTGACATGATAATATGTGACTTATATGCCACatcaataaataatataaaatttataaaatgttcaaaaaataaaaaaaaattaaaaattaagaaaatgcaTGAAGTACATGTTGCTTTCCACGTGAGCtgccatatttaaaaatttaatgttttaattagtattttcgttaaattattttttgactcTTTTTGAAAGATTGAAAGTCAAAACTGACTCTTTTTGAAAGAccaaatttaattcaaaaaaaattgagggctaaatttatcgtcatagctttaattttataacttatatatcgaataattataaaataggtaattttaaattttcattgtcATTGCCGGCGGGTACACTTTGGATTTTGTTTGCCTTCATTCCAAGGAAACTTCCATGATGCAATAAGCTTTCCATGTTTGGCTTTTAGTATTTGTTTTGATACCTGAATTCCCCCATTTCAAATATTTACCTTTAATGGAAGTTAGTATTTGAATAATATTTACTTTACATACATTTGCTACAGCaagaattttctttttcatttttataaaaaaacaatttaatattttatctagaaaatttattatttttattgtgatTAACTAAGTAAATAACTTTtatttaaatccaaataaaactctaatttttaattgtattcaGACAAGCATCTAACTAAGGGGGAGCGAAAATTTTTTGAGGGGTTGGaataaagttatatatttttgtaatagcAAAAgtgaaatttcatcatttttctcATTCTATATactaatttacaatttttaaaattataaaaagactaaagatgaaattttccattttaggaggGATCGGGGCCCCTACCAGCTCTCTTGGCTCTGCCCCTGCatctaatataaatattttttttattaatataaagatttaactgaaaacaagtaaaaatatGAGAGTTTATTTGGGttaataataaaagtataaagactcttaaaaaacataaatagctggttttctttttttgaaatatttgaacattttatttataaaaatatttattactgaAACGCTTTATAAGTGATAAACCCtctataatttgtaaaataaattacatatattttttaattattttttaaaattataagtaaataattcaaataaatgtaTAAAATTGTAATTCTCACGAAAATTACATAAAAGTTATGTAAATAAAATCGTTTTAtaatctattttcaaaattcgTGGCGCAGAGTGTTGGGATACACAAATCTTACTTCTTGGGTCAactcaaaagaaagaaagaaaaagtcaaataaaaaaaatgaaagcacGGATGTAGAAAGATAAGttggaaatataaaaatatctgttttatatttattttcagggttaatatactatttggtaTCTTAATTTGGTTTCAAAGTtcaatttggtatctaaatttgGATTTAAGGTtcactttggtacctaaatttttttaatttgatacttgAGCTTTTTTGCCTCAATTAAGTACTTGAATTACacttcaatattcaatttagtctctgaatcAATATTTTTGGAGTCAAATCATTGGCTCTCGATCTAactaattcaaacaaaataaaaaatttaaaaatatattaaaaattataaaacctggctcaaaatttttttaacttttctcaACTAGTCCGTACTAGTTTATGAGTTACTAGTTTTTACCTCTCTTTGGATTGGTATCTTAATTGGTTATGAAAACACTTATCTAAAATTTTCTTGTGTCCCAATTGAGTACCTATGTTTTTTTATTAGAGCGTATATGTCAAGTATTCATTAAGCCATATGATGCCATTTGATATCAGTATCAAATCTAACATTGAAGCCAAACCTAGGTATATACAAAACAAATTTaggtattaaattaaatattaaagtcaAATTCAGGTACCAAATAATAAATTAACCCTTATTTTAAAAGCAGTTCAAACTGTAGCAGCGTCCCGCCCAGAAAGCTACGCTCCTCTCTGCTTATATCAAACAACCTAACGCTCTTAAAAGCCTCAAGCTCAGCTCAGCTCAGCTCATTGTCTCTAGCTTTTTCGCTTTTTTTTCTCAAAGAATCGAGAAAAAATAGGCAGAGAGGCCAAAAAAGATAGTAGAGAAAACCTCTCCACGCTTCTTCACTTGCGGTCTCGGAGCTCCCCACAACACAgtaagcttcttcttcttctttttaaaatatttttaaccgTAGCTATTGGTTTTCTGCATTTCAATTATTTTGGTTACAAATGCTGGTTGTTGGATCGCTGGAGTTTAggaatttcaattttttagaTCTATGACAGagcttcttttttttctattcttttcgaataattcttcttcttcttcttcttcttttttcttttcttttttgttaactTTATCAAAGCTCggttttgtgttttattttagtaATTGAGATTTATTCAAACTTTCAAGTGCATTACATTATTCTTATGAAGCTTTAGTTCTTCTTGAGCAATTATAATGGAGTCTTGGAGATTTGGACTCCTGgtctttctttattattatttacttactTAAGCTGGGAATTTGGCCAGGGATtgaagaatttttatttatttttttaaggaatAGCATAAATGctcaaatttatcaaattgcTATTTAGGTTTTAGAATCCTCTATTTGGCTTACTCAGAGAATACCGTAAAAAACAAAGTTCAGTTTCTTTTTTTAAACCACACGTTGAAAGAAAGTGAACTTTTAAATAGTACAGCAATTTCTAATTTAGAGTTCTAGGGTGATTTAATCTTTCTTACTGATACTGCTAGTGCTGAAGCATTGCAGAGATGTTATAACTTAAAAATCCCGTGCCAAACTTCCCGAGTACCCATTTCCTCTGTTGGAACTTGAGAATTGAGTCTTTGGTTTTGGTCTCCGAAGGTCTCAGATTCCAATATTTGAAAATGGAAACGGGTGACCTCGCATGACTCCATTGATTCTTCATATAATGGAAAACTTAATTCTAGTATGCATGAGGCTAAAGTTTCTGGagtcaataaaaattttcatagtaTCGCAGAGCTTATGCTGTTCGAGAATTGATTGAAGTCATAAAatttttgtcttctttttctAGAAAATTGTAGTTTAATGTGTATTATTTTCATCATGTTGCAACGATTCGGTATTAGGAATGCAGGTTCAAtgaagaaaatttcaaattgaaaatCATGCATTGCTCTTCTAGAAGGCAACCAAGTATGAGTAAAGAAAATGAACCTATTGAAAGTATTGAAGAGCCTACAGGAAGAATTACTCGAGCACGGGCTAAAGCACAGAGGGGAGCAGAAGGAATGTGCTCTTCAAAACCATCCTTCAAGCAGGACCAAAAATGTGTTCTTCGGATGAACTCCAAACGTGCGTCATCGGATGAGAACAAGACTTGTGTGGCTGCCACTGTTGGCCTTCAGCCTAAAAGAAGGGCAGTGCTTAAAGATGTAACTAATGTCAGTGCTAATGGTATGCAGATCGACTGCTTAAATGTAACCGAAATTCAGGTGAGGACATCTTTTGATTTCGTCCTGAAGTTCAGTCTGCAAATTTCGTATGCACCAAATAGTAAATACTAATAACATTTATCTAGGAACTTCGAGCTTCTTTACATGATATTACCCAAATAAACAACTGAGAAGATGAAGTTCTTCCTGATAGGGGTCTGAAATGCTGGAATGGCTTTTGCATCTGTTTATTCTCCTAGTGGCAAAGTAATTTGTACTTACTAAATAGTTTAAGTTTCTCTTATTATTACTGGTTGACAGACCTCCAAACAGACCATCAGAGATCCTAGTGAGAAGAACAAAGAAATGGTTGAAAATATCTTCATAGGGATTCCATCGGTTGAAGAAGATGTGAAAGCAAAGTTAGCTGAAGACTTATCAAAAATAAGGATGATGGAAGCACATGAAAACAGTTTACCAGTAAAACTGGATGAAAGAGGTGTAGCGGAACCTACGTGTCTTGGTGCAAGAGAATATGCTGTAGAAAATTCAATGCTTCCAATACAGGCTTTTACAATGCCTTTTGGACACCAAAGCCCTAAAAGGAAAGGTTTGTGCTCTTTCTAAAATCATCAAAGGAAAGGACACAGATCATGCGGTCCAGCTGTCTAAGAAATTGCATACCTCTGTTTTAAAAGGTGTCAAGACTGCTCTAAGGTTAACAGACAATAAGATACTGCAAAGTATTACTACTGTTCTGGGTTATATATATCATAATGCTCATTGCTTTTAAGTCCGTTCATGTTTATGGAACCTCATCTGAAAATATGGCATTGTgcgtgttttattttaatatgattcTAGTATTTAATGAAGATAACAACCACAATAATGTCTTGGTTTTGTAGAATATAACAGTTTTTGGAAGAAAACAGCTAGTTAGCCCTTAAAATATTCTGCAGTAAATTTATGTTGGTTTTGATTGGATATTGCAGTAGCAGATGACGTTTACAAGAAACTAGGAGTCTCGAAAGATGTTGTGGATATTGATTCAAACCTAAAAGATCCTCGAATATGTAGCTTGTATGCCCCAGACATATACAATAATATACGTGTTACCGAGGTTGGTGCTGCGATTTTCATCCAGTAAATGCCAGAATATGATTGTTTTCCATGCGcttagcaaaagaaaaaaaaaactttcccaTTCTAGCACTCCTGTTTCGCACTGAACACTTTTCTATCTTATTATTCTGTAAATTTTATTTGATGATACCAGCAAACTTTGATACTAATTTCATCACATTATCTTCTGCAGCTTAACCGAAGACCTTCAACTAATTATATGGAACAGGTGCAGCGGGATATTACCCCAAGCATGCGAGCGATTTTGATTGACTGGTTAGTGGAGGTAAGTCAATGTAGTTAAATTATAACCAAATAGTTACTTGCATCTCAACCTGCTTGAATGTAGGATAAGAAGCTGAAAAAGCTGCAAACTTCTGCCTAGTTCAAGATATTATGGTGCATTTCTAATTTGTTGTTGATCAGAACTTTTTTCTCATAAGCTGAGGCAAAGTCTACTGTTTATTTTTCTCCTCATTCAAAAGAATCATATATTTGTCAATTTCTGAATATAAGGATATTCTGTGCTTTCTTGAAGTGTATAAAGAGTTGGTTTTTCATTCCTTTTATTTTGTTAGTATGAACTAAACTTTAGGCTATTTGATGTGCTTGTTATTTATAGCTTTTTCATAATGTTTCAGGTTTCTGAAGAATATAAGTTAGTCCCAGACACACTCTACCTCACAGTGAGCCTCATTGATCGTTTTCTCTCTCACAATGTTATAGAAAAACAAAGACTCCAGTTAGTTGGTGTTTCTTGCATGCTAATTGCATCGTAAGTTCTTTAACTTATTCCATGGAAATTAAGAATTATGTTTCATACATCTCTTCTGATAGTAGTAATTGTCGACCATGATCCTCTGCCTCACATTATCATGTTTCACTCAAGTCGCATATGCATGTGTGCCAGAGAAAGGCACTTTTTATGTTTTCGGCATtgttgataaatatgaaaaagtagCCATTCGTgttgagcctaaaatatgcaccAAACTTTTTAAATAAGGCTGGTGATGTTTGTAACGTTGATTATTATTATCTGTCTAACTCTGTCATTAAGGACTCTGAGAACTTttcttttatggtttgaagaAAGTATGAAGAGATTTGCGCACCAAGAGTGGAAGAATTTTGCTTCATCACTGATAATACCTACACAAGTGGAGAGGTATGGCTCTTCAGCTACTTATAGCATTCATGAGTTCATTAGAGGGTCAGTAATGTTTGTTACATTACATATTCTGTTATACGAATTTCCTGATTCTGGCTATGTGACAGGTGTTGAAAATGGagagaaaaattctgaatttcttGTATTTTCAGTTATCTGTTCCAACCACAAAAACATTTCTTAGGTAATTGACACCATCTTCTAAAATCTAAATACTCCAGTAACTAAACATCTGGCACGAACTCTGGCTTTAGCCCAAATAGTTCACCCGCCTCTCTTTAGAAAAACTAATCTTACacttaattttcaattttgcAGAAGATTCATTCAAGCAGCACAAGCAACTTACAAAGTATTGTATCTTCACTATctacatttttatataaaaattcaatatgatCATTAATCAGTGAAAAGGGGGAAAAAACTGATTTGTACTTCAATTGTGTTGGACTACAGGATCCTTGTATAGAACTAGAAGTCTTAGCAAATTATTTAGCAGAGCTGAGTCTTGTTGAGTACAACTTCTTGAAGTTCTTACCTTCACTCATTGCTGCATCCGCTGTATTCCTTGCCAGATGGACCCTCAATCAATCAGTCCATCCATGGGTCTGCAATCCTTGTTCCCCTCCCTCCCtcttattgttttttttcttataattagaAGCACTCTCTGAAGGACACATTCCCCATTGTTTGTAGGATCCAACCTTGGAGCATTATACTAGTTACAAAGCATCAGAGCTGAAAACTACAGTTCTTGCACTGGAGGACTTGCAACTCAACACTAATGGTTGCTACCTCAACGCCATTCACGACAAGTACAAACAACAGAAGGTAAATTTTGTTGATCGATTGCTTCCAACTTGATAATTAACTTAGTTCTATACGTCCTAGATCAAATGGTTTAATTGATGTTACAAATGACAGTTCAAATGCGTGGCGACAATGAGTTCCCCTGAAAGAGTTATATCAGTGTTCTCAAGAAGATAGTGAAGGAAAGTCGGTTTGTCTTCTAAAAACGTAAAACCATAACCATTTTAATGTTATTCCTCCCTGCCACTGCTCTGCTTGGAGAATCTTATTCCAATCTTAAAAGGATCTTACAACttttagttttatatatatataaaaatcttataaattGTCCCTTCTTCTATTCAATCT
Protein-coding sequences here:
- the LOC107901385 gene encoding cyclin-A2-2: MHCSSRRQPSMSKENEPIESIEEPTGRITRARAKAQRGAEGMCSSKPSFKQDQKCVLRMNSKRASSDENKTCVAATVGLQPKRRAVLKDVTNVSANGMQIDCLNVTEIQTSKQTIRDPSEKNKEMVENIFIGIPSVEEDVKAKLAEDLSKIRMMEAHENSLPVKLDERGVAEPTCLGAREYAVENSMLPIQAFTMPFGHQSPKRKVADDVYKKLGVSKDVVDIDSNLKDPRICSLYAPDIYNNIRVTELNRRPSTNYMEQVQRDITPSMRAILIDWLVEVSEEYKLVPDTLYLTVSLIDRFLSHNVIEKQRLQLVGVSCMLIASKYEEICAPRVEEFCFITDNTYTSGEVLKMERKILNFLYFQLSVPTTKTFLRRFIQAAQATYKDPCIELEVLANYLAELSLVEYNFLKFLPSLIAASAVFLARWTLNQSVHPWDPTLEHYTSYKASELKTTVLALEDLQLNTNGCYLNAIHDKYKQQKFKCVATMSSPERVISVFSRR